A part of Flavobacteriaceae bacterium GSB9 genomic DNA contains:
- a CDS encoding MarR family transcriptional regulator produces the protein MYNSIFNPDFQQQNVPSKIVAGLERISEVFKVLLWEKAKLLGLSPIQIQILIFIHYHNLEFCNVSHLAKEFNVTKPTISDAVRVLVKKQLIEKVSASSDSRSYAIQLTETGKNIVSETENFAQPLKTQLENINENALESTFETLSQLIYKLNQIGILTVQLTCYACKFYKKFKDGHFCNLMEKELLNTEIRIDCPEFEVKN, from the coding sequence ATGTACAATAGCATTTTCAATCCAGATTTTCAGCAGCAAAACGTACCCAGCAAAATTGTGGCTGGTTTAGAGCGTATTTCAGAGGTTTTTAAAGTCTTACTTTGGGAAAAAGCTAAGTTATTGGGCTTAAGCCCTATCCAAATTCAAATTCTCATTTTTATCCATTATCATAACTTAGAGTTTTGTAATGTGAGCCATTTAGCAAAAGAATTCAACGTTACTAAACCCACCATTAGTGATGCTGTAAGGGTTTTGGTAAAAAAGCAATTGATTGAAAAAGTATCGGCTTCCTCCGATAGCAGAAGCTATGCCATCCAATTAACCGAAACAGGAAAAAACATCGTTTCCGAAACCGAAAACTTTGCTCAGCCACTAAAAACCCAATTGGAAAACATTAATGAAAATGCACTAGAAAGCACTTTTGAAACGTTGAGCCAACTTATTTATAAACTCAACCAAATTGGGATTTTAACCGTACAACTCACATGCTACGCTTGTAAATTTTATAAAAAATTTAAAGACGGCCATTTTTGCAATTTGATGGAAAAGGAATTGCTAAATACCGAAATTAGAATTGATTGCCCGGAGTTTGAGGTTAAGAATTAA
- a CDS encoding pyruvate carboxylase yields the protein MKIKKVLVANRGEIAIRIFRACTEINVKTVGIYTYEDRYSLHRYKSDESYQIGDDNEPLKPYLNIDAIIKIALESGADAIHPGYGFLSENANFAQACANNDIIFVGPKVSVLKALGDKITAKEVAIANNIPIIKSNENPLINVDIAISEAKKIGYPIMLKAASGGGGRGMRVIRNEEELKKAYTESKREALNAFGDDTVFLEKFVENPKHIEIQIVADSHGNTVHLFERDCSVQRRYQKVIEFAPSYGLNEETKNALYNYAITICTAVDYNNIGTVEFLVDDDDSIYFIEVNPRIQVEHTVTEVITNIDLVKTQLFIAGGYKLNDEQIKITNQESIKINGYALQCRITTENPQSDFKPDYGTVSAYRSASGFGIRLDAGSIYQGAKISPFFDSMLVKVTAHSRTLDGASRKIRRALAEFRIRGVKTNMPFLDNILKHDTFRKGLVTVNFIKENPDLFEFKAPRNRATKLITYLGDIIVNGNPDVKNIDHSKTFVKPIVPKFDAYAEYPEGTKNLLSKLGPEQFSEWLKNEKKVHFTDTTMRDAHQSLLATRMRTFDMLKVAEGYAKNHPDIFSMEVWGGATFDVCLRFLQENPWERLRLLRKAIPNLLLQMLIRGSNGVGYKAYPDNLIGEFVEHAWENGVDVFRIFDSLNWMKSLGPCIEHVRTRTQGLAEGSICYTNDILNPNNKKYDLKYYVTLAKDIENAGAHILGVKDMAGLLKPYAAYELISALKTELNIPIHLHTHDTSSIQAATYLKAIEAGVDVVDVALGGLSGLTSQPNFNSVVEMLKFQERASDINIDSLNKYSNYWETVRAYYYPFESGLKSGSGEVFKHEIPGGQYSNLKPQARALGLEDRFHEITQMYSDVNQLFGDIVKVTPSSKVVGDMAQFLVSNNLSIQDVLERGDSLSFPQSVVDFFKGDLGQPVGGFPKDLQKLILKDQKPYTDRPNAHMPSLDLEKEYTDFKKIFEQDLSRTIEYTDFLSYQLYPKVFTDAYNKHLKYDNLMNLPTKNFFYGMEIGEEIIVEIDKGKRILITLESIGQPNKDGMVTVYFKLNGQGRSVDIKDQSIKVDKVEHIKIDKTDDGQIGAPLQGMLSTILVKRGEKVTKNQPLFVIEAMKMETTITANADAIVKKLILKPGIMVNADDLVMVLE from the coding sequence ATGAAAATTAAAAAAGTTTTAGTGGCCAACCGTGGCGAAATTGCCATACGGATTTTTAGGGCATGCACAGAAATTAACGTTAAAACCGTTGGCATATATACTTACGAAGACCGCTATTCGTTGCATCGTTACAAGTCAGACGAATCCTACCAAATTGGTGACGACAATGAGCCATTAAAACCTTATTTGAATATTGATGCCATTATAAAAATAGCCTTAGAAAGTGGCGCCGATGCTATCCATCCCGGTTATGGCTTTTTATCTGAAAACGCAAATTTTGCCCAAGCCTGTGCCAATAACGACATTATTTTTGTCGGCCCAAAAGTATCTGTTTTAAAAGCTTTGGGCGATAAAATAACCGCTAAAGAGGTAGCCATTGCCAACAACATACCCATAATAAAAAGTAACGAAAACCCTTTAATCAATGTTGATATTGCTATTTCCGAAGCCAAAAAAATAGGCTATCCCATCATGCTAAAAGCTGCCTCTGGCGGCGGCGGAAGAGGCATGCGCGTCATCAGAAACGAAGAGGAACTTAAAAAAGCATACACCGAAAGTAAACGCGAAGCGCTAAACGCATTTGGAGACGATACGGTATTTTTGGAAAAATTTGTTGAGAATCCCAAACACATTGAAATACAAATTGTAGCCGACAGCCATGGCAATACGGTTCATCTTTTTGAGCGTGATTGCTCGGTACAACGCCGCTACCAAAAGGTTATTGAATTTGCTCCATCCTATGGTTTAAATGAAGAAACTAAAAACGCATTGTACAACTATGCCATTACAATTTGTACGGCTGTAGATTACAATAACATTGGCACTGTAGAATTTTTGGTGGATGACGACGATTCCATTTATTTTATTGAAGTCAACCCCAGAATTCAAGTCGAACATACGGTAACCGAGGTGATAACCAATATCGACCTTGTAAAAACGCAACTGTTTATAGCTGGTGGTTATAAACTAAACGACGAGCAAATAAAAATTACCAACCAAGAGTCGATAAAAATAAACGGCTACGCCCTACAATGCCGCATAACTACCGAGAATCCTCAAAGCGATTTTAAACCAGATTACGGCACGGTTTCGGCCTACCGCAGCGCCTCTGGATTTGGTATTCGTTTGGATGCCGGCAGTATTTATCAAGGTGCTAAAATCTCACCATTTTTCGATTCTATGCTGGTTAAGGTTACCGCACATAGCCGTACCCTTGATGGCGCGAGTCGAAAAATTCGGCGTGCCTTGGCAGAATTCAGAATTCGTGGCGTAAAAACAAACATGCCCTTTCTCGACAACATCCTAAAACACGACACCTTTAGAAAAGGATTGGTTACGGTTAATTTTATAAAAGAAAATCCCGACTTATTTGAATTTAAAGCCCCACGAAACAGGGCTACAAAACTCATCACCTATTTGGGCGACATTATTGTTAATGGCAACCCCGATGTTAAAAATATTGACCATTCGAAAACCTTTGTAAAACCTATAGTACCCAAGTTTGATGCTTACGCAGAATACCCCGAAGGCACCAAAAACCTTCTATCAAAACTAGGTCCTGAACAATTTTCTGAATGGCTTAAAAACGAAAAGAAAGTTCATTTTACAGATACTACCATGCGCGATGCCCATCAAAGTTTATTGGCTACCCGCATGCGTACCTTCGATATGCTAAAAGTTGCCGAGGGTTATGCCAAAAACCACCCTGATATTTTTAGCATGGAAGTATGGGGCGGTGCCACTTTTGATGTGTGTTTACGCTTTCTGCAAGAAAACCCTTGGGAACGACTTCGCCTGCTACGAAAAGCGATACCAAATCTTTTACTCCAAATGCTTATTCGAGGGTCAAATGGTGTGGGCTACAAAGCCTATCCAGATAATTTAATTGGTGAATTTGTTGAACATGCCTGGGAAAACGGCGTGGATGTGTTCCGGATTTTCGACTCGCTAAACTGGATGAAATCGTTGGGCCCTTGTATCGAGCATGTACGCACCCGAACCCAAGGCTTAGCGGAAGGCTCCATTTGCTACACCAACGATATTTTAAACCCCAACAATAAAAAATATGATTTAAAATATTACGTTACCCTTGCCAAAGATATCGAAAATGCCGGTGCCCATATTTTAGGTGTAAAAGACATGGCTGGCTTACTAAAACCCTATGCCGCTTACGAGCTCATTTCAGCCTTAAAGACTGAATTGAATATTCCTATTCACTTACACACCCACGATACGTCGTCTATTCAAGCAGCCACTTACTTAAAGGCTATTGAAGCTGGTGTTGATGTGGTTGATGTTGCCTTGGGCGGGTTATCGGGCCTCACCTCACAGCCCAATTTTAATTCGGTAGTAGAAATGCTAAAATTCCAGGAACGGGCTTCCGATATAAATATTGATTCATTAAATAAATATTCCAATTATTGGGAAACGGTAAGAGCATATTACTACCCCTTTGAATCGGGTTTAAAATCTGGTTCGGGAGAAGTTTTTAAACATGAAATTCCGGGCGGACAATATTCTAATTTAAAACCTCAAGCACGCGCTCTTGGTTTGGAAGATAGGTTTCATGAAATTACGCAAATGTACAGCGATGTTAACCAACTTTTTGGCGACATTGTAAAAGTAACACCAAGCTCAAAAGTGGTGGGCGATATGGCGCAATTTTTAGTCAGCAACAACCTCAGTATTCAAGATGTTCTTGAACGGGGCGATAGTTTATCTTTTCCGCAGTCGGTAGTCGATTTTTTCAAAGGTGATCTAGGGCAACCTGTTGGTGGATTCCCAAAAGACCTTCAAAAACTCATTTTAAAAGACCAAAAACCATACACCGACCGACCCAATGCCCATATGCCCTCTCTAGATTTAGAAAAGGAGTATACAGATTTTAAAAAAATATTTGAACAGGATTTAAGCAGAACTATTGAATATACCGATTTTCTATCCTATCAATTATACCCCAAAGTGTTTACCGATGCTTACAACAAGCATTTAAAATACGACAACCTTATGAACTTACCTACCAAAAACTTCTTTTACGGTATGGAAATTGGCGAGGAGATTATTGTGGAAATTGATAAAGGCAAACGCATTCTAATTACTTTAGAATCAATTGGACAACCCAATAAAGACGGTATGGTAACAGTTTATTTTAAGCTTAACGGACAAGGCCGAAGTGTTGACATTAAAGACCAATCCATAAAAGTCGATAAAGTAGAACATATTAAAATCGATAAAACTGATGACGGTCAAATTGGCGCACCACTACAAGGCATGCTTTCCACAATTCTAGTAAAACGCGGTGAAAAAGTAACGAAAAACCAACCCTTATTTGTTATTGAAGCCATGAAAATGGAAACCACCATTACAGCCAATGCCGACGCCATAGTTAAAAAGTTGATTTTAAAGCCTGGAATTATGGTTAATGCCGATGATCTGGTTATGGTATTAGAGTGA
- a CDS encoding outer membrane protein assembly factor — translation MNKTMRFLLPLLFSILTLQSFECQDKTVSDLKIQGNKKLKASFIKRISSIKSGVVLDSVVIEQDMVRLKRLPSVSHASFQVFPVEGNQYNLFYNIVENFTLIPSLNVYTTDEDEFAYRIGLYEYNVLGRNMIFGGFYQKDIYSSYALNFRAPYLFTNRLGLALNFQDLTTQEPVFFDDETANYKYRNKSMEMMGLFQFDLKNRLGLGANYFIEDYKFKGENINNRPELSVHKWLVKGIYDYNKLDYFYHYISGIRNQFNFQYVTSTNDMLPDFFIGWNDFLYFKRLGTRGNWATRVRVGFSTNDKTPFAPFSVDNNLNVRGVGNTIDRGTGTIVFNTELRQTLIEKGWFVLQGNAFIDAGSWRNPGGDLTDFTKSENMKLYPGVGLRFIHKEIYNAIFRIDYGYGINQNASRGFVFGIGQYF, via the coding sequence ATGAATAAAACAATGCGCTTTTTATTGCCCTTGCTGTTTTCAATCTTGACCTTGCAGAGTTTTGAATGCCAAGATAAAACGGTTAGCGACTTAAAAATTCAGGGGAACAAAAAACTAAAAGCGTCATTTATAAAAAGAATATCTTCAATAAAAAGTGGAGTGGTTTTAGATTCTGTTGTTATTGAACAGGATATGGTTCGTTTAAAACGATTGCCGTCAGTATCTCATGCTTCTTTCCAAGTTTTTCCTGTTGAGGGAAATCAGTATAACTTGTTTTATAATATTGTTGAAAATTTCACCCTTATTCCGTCGTTAAATGTATATACGACTGATGAGGACGAGTTTGCTTATCGCATCGGGTTGTACGAGTATAATGTTCTAGGAAGAAATATGATTTTTGGCGGATTTTACCAAAAGGATATTTACAGTTCTTATGCGTTAAATTTTAGAGCTCCCTATTTATTTACAAACCGATTGGGGCTAGCCTTAAACTTTCAAGATTTAACCACACAAGAGCCCGTTTTTTTTGATGATGAAACTGCTAATTACAAATATCGAAATAAATCGATGGAAATGATGGGTTTGTTTCAGTTTGATTTAAAGAACAGGCTGGGGTTAGGAGCCAATTATTTTATTGAAGATTATAAGTTTAAAGGTGAAAATATTAATAACAGGCCAGAATTAAGCGTACACAAATGGTTGGTTAAGGGTATTTATGATTATAATAAATTAGATTATTTCTACCACTATATTTCTGGGATTAGGAATCAATTTAATTTTCAATATGTTACCTCTACCAACGATATGTTGCCCGATTTTTTTATTGGCTGGAACGACTTTTTATACTTTAAAAGATTAGGTACAAGAGGAAATTGGGCAACCAGAGTTCGCGTGGGGTTTTCAACCAATGATAAAACCCCGTTTGCGCCTTTCTCAGTAGACAACAATTTAAATGTGAGAGGCGTTGGCAATACCATTGACAGAGGTACAGGTACAATAGTATTTAATACCGAACTCAGGCAAACACTTATTGAAAAAGGCTGGTTTGTATTGCAAGGAAATGCCTTTATTGACGCTGGGTCTTGGAGAAACCCTGGTGGCGATTTAACTGATTTTACCAAATCAGAGAACATGAAGTTGTATCCTGGGGTGGGGCTTCGATTTATTCATAAAGAAATTTACAACGCAATTTTTAGAATAGATTATGGCTATGGCATAAACCAAAATGCTAGCAGGGGTTTTGTTTTTGGTATTGGGCAGTATTTTTAG
- a CDS encoding NAD(P)/FAD-dependent oxidoreductase: MEEHIVIIGNGISGVTAARHIRKLSNKKITIISTETEYFFSRTALMYVYMGHMTFEHTQPYENWFWKKNRIELKKAYVNTVDTSTKTLYFSEGDTLQYDKLIIASGSKPNKFGWPGQDLKGVIGFYHKQDLENLETYAPNNQVCKRAVIVGGGLIGIELAEMLSSRNIPVTFLVRESSFWNSVLPDGESEMINRHIKNHHIDLRLSTNLKEIKSDENGKVKSVIFEETDEEIACDMVGLTAGVSPNIDFLKSSKIETGKGVKVNRFLETNIKNVYAIGDCAEQHEAIGNRRPIEAVWYTGRMMGEVVAQIICGNRLPYNPGHWFNSAKFFDIEYQTYGWVHGKKGKPDYETHFHWKHNDDTKCITVAYNKNTKVFLGINTFGIRMRHETFNTWLNEKRDIDFVVQNLAVANFDPEFYTPYEQEILSAYNKQVQTTLSV; the protein is encoded by the coding sequence ATGGAAGAACATATTGTAATTATTGGCAATGGTATTTCGGGTGTAACGGCAGCACGACACATTAGGAAATTGTCCAATAAAAAAATTACGATTATTTCTACCGAAACCGAATATTTCTTTTCACGCACTGCGCTCATGTACGTTTACATGGGGCATATGACATTTGAACACACCCAACCCTACGAAAATTGGTTTTGGAAAAAAAATAGAATCGAGCTGAAGAAAGCTTATGTGAATACTGTTGATACCTCAACAAAAACCTTATATTTTTCTGAAGGTGATACGCTGCAATATGATAAGCTCATTATTGCCTCAGGCAGCAAACCCAACAAATTTGGCTGGCCGGGCCAAGATTTAAAGGGCGTTATAGGATTTTACCACAAACAAGATTTGGAAAATTTAGAAACATATGCGCCCAATAACCAAGTGTGCAAACGCGCCGTCATTGTTGGTGGTGGACTTATTGGTATCGAATTGGCCGAAATGCTTAGTTCGCGTAACATTCCTGTGACGTTTTTGGTTCGTGAATCCAGTTTTTGGAACAGTGTTTTGCCCGACGGTGAAAGTGAAATGATTAATCGACATATAAAAAACCATCATATTGACTTGCGCTTGAGCACCAACTTAAAGGAAATCAAATCTGATGAAAACGGAAAAGTAAAATCGGTAATTTTCGAAGAAACCGATGAAGAAATTGCATGCGATATGGTAGGGTTAACTGCAGGGGTATCACCAAACATTGATTTTTTAAAGTCAAGTAAAATAGAGACAGGCAAAGGCGTAAAAGTAAATCGTTTTTTAGAAACCAATATTAAAAATGTTTATGCCATTGGTGATTGTGCCGAACAACATGAAGCCATTGGGAACAGACGTCCTATTGAAGCCGTTTGGTACACGGGTCGTATGATGGGCGAAGTTGTGGCACAAATCATTTGTGGCAACCGCTTGCCTTATAATCCAGGGCATTGGTTCAATTCAGCCAAATTTTTCGATATTGAATACCAAACCTACGGCTGGGTGCACGGCAAAAAAGGAAAGCCCGATTACGAAACCCATTTTCATTGGAAACATAACGACGACACTAAATGCATTACCGTAGCCTATAATAAAAACACCAAAGTTTTTTTGGGCATAAACACATTTGGTATCCGAATGAGGCACGAAACTTTCAATACATGGCTTAATGAGAAACGCGATATTGATTTCGTTGTGCAAAATTTAGCAGTAGCCAATTTCGACCCTGAATTTTACACCCCCTACGAACAAGAGATTTTATCCGCTTACAACAAACAAGTACAAACAACACTATCTGTATAA
- a CDS encoding 4Fe-4S binding protein: MALTKPEIHHLSTKQKIAVFLGSVGLFILALALFGLNFPNKSLFLMLSLGLISVGTIIFSNNLYLSKSEGIKNDAAWFKSISSRGVMAWILGIVLTCFYIVLYFYPKYLGQTPTDEPNKGLIALFDPLSELLSGRPASQWFVYGTLYTVAILIFGYKFLLKYRHNRYEQLRTISVMFFQLAFAFLIPEFMYVMNSDLPYYDLKNIWPLNYYNFEQYRVNAFINSGTIGLAMLIFGILSIFVITPILTYKYGKRWYCSWVCGCGGLAETAGDPFRHLSDKRLFAWNVERWVIHSVLVFVVLMTTAVIYTYLGYNPKKYWLTRDVLLYSVASFLTLIFVLTMVFKRHELGKDAKYGAIGYFAIIMALVAIHLFSSETKLFLFKAETLRSSYAFLIGAIFSGVIGTGFYPIFGNRVWCRFGCPMAAILGFQQRMFSKFRITTNGGQCISCGNCSVYCEMGIDVRAYAQKGENIVRSSCVGCGICSAVCPRGVLKLENDSMNGRINSNDILLGNDVNLMDLVNKK, translated from the coding sequence ATGGCATTAACCAAACCCGAAATACATCATCTATCCACCAAGCAAAAAATTGCTGTTTTTCTAGGTAGTGTTGGTTTATTCATTTTGGCCTTGGCCCTATTTGGCTTAAACTTTCCCAACAAAAGTTTATTTTTGATGCTTTCGTTGGGGCTTATTTCTGTTGGTACTATTATTTTTTCAAACAATCTTTATTTATCAAAATCCGAAGGCATAAAAAACGATGCTGCTTGGTTTAAATCCATTTCCTCACGAGGTGTTATGGCTTGGATTTTGGGCATCGTCTTAACCTGCTTTTACATTGTATTGTATTTTTATCCTAAATATTTGGGACAGACCCCTACCGATGAACCCAACAAAGGACTCATTGCACTATTCGACCCCTTGAGCGAATTACTTAGCGGTCGTCCGGCAAGCCAATGGTTCGTTTACGGAACGCTTTATACAGTGGCTATTTTAATTTTTGGATATAAATTTTTGTTGAAATATCGACATAATCGTTACGAGCAACTCCGAACCATTTCTGTGATGTTCTTTCAATTGGCGTTTGCTTTTTTAATACCGGAATTCATGTATGTTATGAACTCCGATTTACCCTATTACGACCTTAAAAACATCTGGCCACTCAATTATTACAATTTTGAACAGTATCGGGTAAATGCATTTATTAATTCGGGAACTATTGGTTTGGCCATGCTCATTTTTGGAATACTATCTATTTTTGTCATCACACCCATTCTCACTTATAAATATGGAAAACGTTGGTATTGCTCTTGGGTTTGCGGCTGTGGCGGATTGGCAGAAACTGCTGGCGACCCCTTCAGACATTTAAGTGACAAACGGCTTTTTGCCTGGAACGTGGAGCGCTGGGTAATACACAGTGTTTTGGTTTTTGTGGTGTTAATGACCACAGCCGTAATCTATACCTATTTGGGTTATAACCCCAAAAAATATTGGCTAACGCGAGATGTCCTTTTGTATTCGGTTGCTAGTTTTTTAACCCTAATTTTTGTGCTCACCATGGTTTTTAAACGCCATGAATTGGGTAAAGATGCCAAATATGGTGCCATTGGCTATTTTGCAATTATTATGGCACTCGTCGCTATTCATCTGTTCAGTTCTGAAACTAAACTGTTTTTATTTAAAGCTGAAACACTACGGTCTTCATATGCGTTTTTAATTGGTGCTATTTTCTCAGGGGTGATTGGCACGGGGTTTTATCCCATTTTTGGAAACAGGGTGTGGTGTCGCTTTGGATGCCCCATGGCTGCTATTCTCGGTTTTCAGCAAAGGATGTTTTCAAAATTTAGGATTACTACCAATGGCGGACAATGTATTTCTTGTGGAAACTGCTCGGTATATTGCGAGATGGGCATTGACGTTCGCGCCTATGCTCAAAAAGGTGAAAACATTGTGCGCTCCAGTTGTGTGGGGTGTGGTATTTGTTCGGCCGTTTGCCCACGTGGTGTTTTAAAATTGGAAAATGACAGCATGAACGGACGTATTAATTCCAACGACATTTTATTGGGCAACGATGTTAATTTAATGGATTTGGTCAACAAGAAGTAA
- a CDS encoding beta-lactamase family protein yields MAQNNPLKGFKKAERIAERMLRKRKVPGMAIMVSKNQEVVWSKGVGLADIKRNVPVSTEHTIFRIASVSKPISAIALLKAVENGLIDLDSSVNEYVPYFPKKQYDITIRQLGEHTSGIRNYKGNEFRNNNLLTIKEGIVFFENDSLRFKPGTNFAYSSYNWNLISLAIQEQTHVAFEDFVKTRVLIPFGMDKTFADKNQYLKGKAVFYQKKGRREFKPVQEVNNYFKLASGGYLSTCKDINTFGNALLNKLLVDPNTLKTFITAQKIKSNNTFASTYYGIGFQVSYDASGRPYFGHIGNGLGGYSIFYVYPETNVVITIMANCSNPNSEKMFDKLINEIFETLQTGN; encoded by the coding sequence ATGGCGCAAAACAACCCCTTAAAAGGGTTTAAAAAAGCCGAGCGTATTGCGGAAAGAATGCTACGTAAACGAAAAGTGCCTGGAATGGCCATAATGGTCTCTAAAAACCAAGAGGTAGTATGGTCTAAAGGTGTTGGGCTTGCAGATATTAAAAGAAATGTGCCCGTTAGTACAGAACATACTATTTTCAGAATTGCTAGTGTTTCTAAGCCTATATCGGCGATTGCGTTATTGAAAGCGGTAGAAAATGGCTTAATCGATTTGGATAGTTCGGTTAACGAGTATGTGCCCTATTTCCCCAAAAAGCAATATGATATAACCATAAGGCAATTAGGTGAGCACACCTCTGGGATTAGGAATTATAAAGGGAATGAGTTTAGAAACAACAACCTTTTAACTATAAAGGAAGGCATAGTTTTTTTTGAAAATGATTCTCTTAGGTTCAAACCAGGTACAAATTTTGCCTATTCCAGCTATAATTGGAATTTAATTTCGCTGGCCATACAAGAGCAAACTCATGTGGCTTTTGAAGATTTTGTAAAAACAAGGGTGTTAATCCCTTTTGGGATGGATAAAACCTTTGCTGATAAAAACCAATACTTAAAAGGTAAAGCTGTTTTTTATCAAAAAAAAGGAAGAAGAGAATTTAAACCAGTACAAGAGGTGAACAACTATTTTAAGTTGGCGTCAGGAGGGTATTTGTCAACATGTAAAGATATCAACACTTTTGGGAATGCCTTGTTAAATAAGTTGTTGGTTGACCCCAATACGCTAAAAACATTTATAACAGCCCAAAAAATAAAATCCAATAATACTTTTGCTTCAACCTATTATGGAATTGGTTTTCAAGTGAGTTATGATGCTTCGGGTCGGCCTTATTTTGGACATATAGGAAATGGTTTAGGAGGTTATAGTATTTTTTATGTATATCCAGAAACTAACGTGGTTATCACAATTATGGCAAATTGCTCAAACCCTAATTCTGAAAAAATGTTCGATAAACTTATAAACGAAATATTTGAAACACTACAAACAGGTAATTAG
- a CDS encoding glycoside hydrolase: MEKINGVSFVASKDSITDHHVKPLVELNANYAAVIPYGFIKNLKHPEIVFNTEKQWFGETKTGIEQYIKTLNKQGISIMLKPQIWVWHGEFTGQIKMDDEVGWKRLETSYSQFILDFAQLAQTMDVDIFCIGTELEKFIEHRPEYWHQLISEIRSIYNGKLTYAANWNEFESTPFWNKMNFIGIDAYFPVSNSKTPSLKECLIGWKSYKNKIFEAWEAYNKPILFTEYGYRSVDFAGRAPWKSDRSMKEVNLKAQTHTTAALFKTFWSESWFVGGFIWKWHHNHEQAGGKANSRFTPQNKPVQSLIKKQYRLNE; this comes from the coding sequence ATGGAAAAAATAAACGGCGTGAGTTTTGTGGCTTCAAAAGATTCAATTACCGACCATCACGTTAAGCCTTTAGTTGAACTGAATGCAAATTACGCCGCGGTAATACCTTATGGGTTTATTAAAAACCTAAAGCATCCAGAAATTGTGTTCAATACCGAAAAACAATGGTTTGGCGAGACCAAAACCGGTATTGAGCAATATATCAAAACGCTCAATAAACAAGGTATAAGCATTATGCTAAAACCGCAAATATGGGTGTGGCATGGTGAATTCACCGGGCAGATTAAAATGGATGATGAGGTTGGTTGGAAGCGTCTTGAAACCTCATATTCACAATTTATACTTGATTTTGCGCAGCTTGCCCAAACGATGGATGTCGATATCTTTTGTATTGGTACAGAACTCGAAAAATTTATTGAGCACAGGCCAGAATATTGGCACCAATTGATAAGTGAAATTAGAAGCATTTACAATGGAAAACTTACCTACGCCGCTAATTGGAATGAGTTTGAAAGTACGCCCTTTTGGAATAAAATGAATTTTATAGGAATTGATGCCTATTTTCCTGTAAGTAATAGCAAAACCCCATCGCTAAAGGAATGTTTGATTGGTTGGAAATCTTATAAAAATAAGATTTTTGAAGCATGGGAAGCATATAATAAACCTATTCTGTTTACAGAATACGGGTACAGAAGTGTAGATTTTGCTGGGCGAGCACCATGGAAAAGTGACCGGAGTATGAAGGAGGTAAACCTAAAAGCACAAACCCATACAACGGCAGCTTTATTCAAAACCTTTTGGAGTGAATCTTGGTTTGTAGGAGGCTTTATTTGGAAGTGGCATCATAACCACGAACAGGCAGGGGGGAAAGCAAATTCGAGGTTTACTCCTCAAAATAAGCCGGTTCAAAGCTTAATAAAAAAACAGTACAGATTAAATGAATAA